The Rhinoderma darwinii isolate aRhiDar2 chromosome 8, aRhiDar2.hap1, whole genome shotgun sequence genome has a window encoding:
- the LOC142658587 gene encoding P2X purinoceptor 7-like, with amino-acid sequence MAPKRSLKSIDDNQPIPKRIPPTFTPEEKEKRAQERAILEQELRARCPKYQDPNIILVQQPMRKREEQSVRQSPSASVKPVESWCQCGNCMNLPTEEECVCCKDIRNVLNLMEEDEPMTCITEHHTFIGTCLDKEQLTLCESYRCLGPTRQAPLNNRSLRMVAYRMFTVWVHGYLGRKNRRTIPACAVQKVRAMFPDENQVYVGFKLATDNNASEMADF; translated from the exons ATGGCGCCCAAGAGAAGTCTGAAATCCATTGATGACAATCAACCAATACCAAAACGAATACCACCAACATTTACCCCAGAGGAGAAAGAAAAAAGAGCCCAGGAG agaGCGATATTAGAGCAGGAACTACGAGCAAGGTGTCCAAAATATCAGGATCCAAATATAATTCTTGTACAACAGCCAATGAGAAAACGGGAAGAGCAAAGTGTGAGACAAAGTCCTTCAGCGTCCGTAAAACCGGTGGAATCGTGGTGTCAGTGTGGGAACTGCATGAATTTGCCGACTGAAGAGGAATGCGTCTGTTGCAAAGATATACGTAATGTGCTAAACCTAATGGAGGAAGATGAGCCGATGACGTGCATTACAGAGCATCATACTTTTATTGGCACATGTCTGGACAAGGAACAACTGACCCTATGTGAAAGCTATAGATGTTTGGGTCCAACACGTCAAGCACCGCTAAATAACAG GTCCTTACGGATGGTTGCATACCgaatgttcaccgtgtgggttcacGGTTACCTTGGACGAAAAAACAGGCGTACTATTCCAGCGTGTGCAGTTCAGAAAGTCAGAGCAATGTTTCCAGATGAAAATCAAGTATATGTTGGTTTCAAGCTAGCCACTGACAATAATGCTTCTGAAATGGCAGATTTTTGA
- the SET gene encoding protein SET isoform X1 — translation MSAPVAKLGKKEVNSNHDGADETSEKEQQEAIEHIDEVQNEIDRLNEQASEEILKVEQKYNKLRQPFFQKRSELIAKIPNFWVTTFVNHPQVSALLGEEDEEALHYLTRVEVTEFEDIKSGYRIDFNFDENPYFENKVLSKEFHLNESGDPSSKSTEIKWKAGKDLTKRSSQTQNKASRKRQHEEPESFFTWFTDHSDAGADELGEVIKDDIWPNPLQYYLVPDMEDEEGEGEEDDDDDEEEEGLEDIDEEGDEVEGEEDDDEDEEGEEAEEDEGEDD, via the exons aaaaagagcAACAGGAGGCTATTGAGCATATTGACGAAGTACAGAATGAAATAGACCG ACTGAACGAACAAGCCAGTGAGGAAATCTTGAAAGTAGAACAGAAATACAACAAACTCCGTCAGCCTTTCTTTCAGAAGAGGTCAGAATTGATCGCCAAAATCCCCAATTTTTGGGTCACGACATTCGTCAACCACCCACAAG TCTCTGCACTCTTGGGTGAAGAAGACGAAGAAGCCCTTCACTATCTGACCAGGGTGGAAGTGACAGAGTTCGAAGACATAAAATCCGGATACAGAATAGATTTT AATTTTGATGAAAATCCTTACTTCGAAAACAAAGTTCTGTCTAAAGAGTTCCACTTAAATGAAAGCGGGGACCCCTCCTCAAAGTCAACAGAGATTAAATGGAAAGCTGGAAAG GATTTGACAAAACGTTCCAGCCAAACGCAGAACAAAGCTAGCCGAAAGAGGCAGCACGAAGAGCCTGAAAGCTTCTTCACCTGGTTCACAGATCATTCAGATGCTGGGGCAGATGAGTTAGGAGAAGTCATAAAGGATGACATCTGGCCCAACCCATTACAGTACTACCTT GTTCCTGATATGGAGGACGAGGAAGGTGAAGGCGAGgaagatgatgatgacgatgaagAGGAAGAAGGATTAGAAGACATTGATGAGGAAGGGGATGAGGTTGAaggagaagaggatgatgatgaagACGAAGAGGGAGAAGAAGCAGAG GAGGATGAAGGTGAAGATGATTAA
- the SET gene encoding protein SET isoform X2 — MSAPVAKLGKKEVNSNHDGADETSEKEQQEAIEHIDEVQNEIDRLNEQASEEILKVEQKYNKLRQPFFQKRSELIAKIPNFWVTTFVNHPQVSALLGEEDEEALHYLTRVEVTEFEDIKSGYRIDFNFDENPYFENKVLSKEFHLNESGDPSSKSTEIKWKAGKDLTKRSSQTQNKASRKRQHEEPESFFTWFTDHSDAGADELGEVIKDDIWPNPLQYYLVPDMEDEEGEGEEDDDDDEEEEGLEDIDEEGDEVEGEEDDDEDEEGEEAEV, encoded by the exons aaaaagagcAACAGGAGGCTATTGAGCATATTGACGAAGTACAGAATGAAATAGACCG ACTGAACGAACAAGCCAGTGAGGAAATCTTGAAAGTAGAACAGAAATACAACAAACTCCGTCAGCCTTTCTTTCAGAAGAGGTCAGAATTGATCGCCAAAATCCCCAATTTTTGGGTCACGACATTCGTCAACCACCCACAAG TCTCTGCACTCTTGGGTGAAGAAGACGAAGAAGCCCTTCACTATCTGACCAGGGTGGAAGTGACAGAGTTCGAAGACATAAAATCCGGATACAGAATAGATTTT AATTTTGATGAAAATCCTTACTTCGAAAACAAAGTTCTGTCTAAAGAGTTCCACTTAAATGAAAGCGGGGACCCCTCCTCAAAGTCAACAGAGATTAAATGGAAAGCTGGAAAG GATTTGACAAAACGTTCCAGCCAAACGCAGAACAAAGCTAGCCGAAAGAGGCAGCACGAAGAGCCTGAAAGCTTCTTCACCTGGTTCACAGATCATTCAGATGCTGGGGCAGATGAGTTAGGAGAAGTCATAAAGGATGACATCTGGCCCAACCCATTACAGTACTACCTT GTTCCTGATATGGAGGACGAGGAAGGTGAAGGCGAGgaagatgatgatgacgatgaagAGGAAGAAGGATTAGAAGACATTGATGAGGAAGGGGATGAGGTTGAaggagaagaggatgatgatgaagACGAAGAGGGAGAAGAAGCAGAGGTAT GA